A single region of the Neisseriaceae bacterium genome encodes:
- a CDS encoding NAD+ synthase, giving the protein MKIVLMQKSVVCADIERNLELILESCQAAKSKGVFLLMTPYFALTGMPLLDLLEHDFLFEEIDKAIEKLFTIREVAVLLSYPKRYQGNVCVCQAVIYNGQFIYQHHMTMEGVSLEYGQDDGVSYQFNLNGLNFSLLYSNQKNNHFSCLDNTDIIIFQSTEAFYDSIQSERVDIAKKILDITKKPVLVMNSLGATDQYIYEGGSFALDRRGECQFQADYFIDKDYLLTWDANRGLIGDQADLYKERIELLYHAIIFSMREYFRKNHFRKICLGLSGGIDSALVLALSCQAVGANNCEVFLMPSQYTSDMSNDLALQMVKKLQVSYSIRSITSIFNQNLAVLADRFKGIPEDITEENLQARIRGTLLMALSNKTGAILLCTCNKSEEAVGYCTLYGDSNGGFAPIKDLYKTEVYQMARWINQFFQDEIIPQGIIDRTPSAELKNNQSDQDSLPEYEILDGILQLVLQNKSAQEIIHQGYDEETVYKTMRLIRNSEFKRQQGVLGPKISRKSFGREWNYPIICLSKPF; this is encoded by the coding sequence ATGAAAATAGTTTTGATGCAAAAATCAGTTGTTTGTGCTGATATAGAGAGAAATTTAGAGTTAATCTTAGAGTCTTGCCAGGCGGCAAAAAGTAAAGGTGTTTTTTTATTAATGACCCCTTATTTTGCGCTAACAGGTATGCCTTTATTGGATCTGTTAGAACATGATTTTTTATTTGAAGAAATAGATAAGGCGATAGAAAAACTTTTTACAATTAGAGAAGTAGCCGTTTTACTAAGTTATCCAAAACGTTATCAAGGTAATGTTTGTGTTTGTCAGGCTGTTATTTATAATGGACAATTTATTTATCAGCATCACATGACAATGGAAGGAGTATCTTTAGAGTATGGTCAAGATGATGGTGTATCATATCAATTTAATTTAAATGGGTTGAATTTTTCATTGTTATATTCTAATCAGAAAAATAACCATTTTTCTTGTTTGGATAATACAGATATTATTATATTTCAATCTACTGAAGCTTTTTATGATTCGATCCAAAGCGAAAGAGTAGATATAGCAAAAAAAATTCTTGATATTACTAAAAAACCAGTGCTTGTAATGAATTCTTTAGGTGCTACTGATCAATACATATATGAAGGGGGATCTTTTGCTTTGGATAGAAGAGGTGAGTGTCAGTTCCAAGCAGATTACTTTATAGACAAGGATTATTTATTAACATGGGATGCTAATAGAGGTTTAATAGGAGATCAAGCGGATTTATATAAGGAACGTATAGAGCTATTATATCATGCTATTATTTTTAGTATGCGAGAGTATTTTCGGAAAAACCATTTTAGAAAGATATGTTTAGGGTTGTCTGGAGGAATTGATTCGGCCTTAGTCTTGGCACTTTCTTGTCAGGCAGTAGGGGCGAATAATTGTGAAGTATTTTTGATGCCTAGCCAATATACGTCAGATATGAGCAATGACTTAGCATTACAAATGGTTAAAAAATTACAAGTATCTTATTCGATAAGATCGATTACTAGTATTTTTAATCAGAATTTAGCTGTTTTAGCAGATAGATTTAAAGGAATACCAGAAGATATAACAGAAGAAAATTTACAGGCAAGAATTAGAGGTACGCTATTAATGGCATTATCTAATAAAACAGGTGCTATTTTATTGTGTACCTGTAATAAATCAGAAGAAGCGGTAGGATATTGTACTTTATATGGCGATAGTAATGGTGGTTTCGCACCTATTAAGGATTTGTATAAAACAGAAGTATATCAAATGGCTCGTTGGATTAATCAATTTTTTCAGGATGAAATTATTCCACAGGGAATTATTGATAGAACGCCAAGTGCTGAATTGAAAAATAATCAGTCAGACCAAGATTCATTACCTGAATATGAAATACTAGATGGAATTCTTCAGTTAGTTTTACAAAATAAAAGTGCACAAGAAATTATCCATCAGGGTTATGATGAAGAAACAGTTTATAAGACTATGAGATTAATTAGAAATAGTGAATTTAAGCGTCAACAGGGTGTATTAGGGCCTAAGATAAGTAGAAAAAGTTTTGGTCGTGAATGGAATTATCCTATTATTTGTTTGTCCAAGCCTTTCTAG
- the lolA gene encoding outer membrane lipoprotein chaperone LolA yields MTSVTVISADGLSQLKNFNDNVDELKGDFTQVVKNHKSSKKTSGYFSVTRPQYFRWEYTKPYQQIIVGDGQYIWIYDIDLKQVVKKRQNMALGESPAAILADRSTLDKTYTLKNDLTKDGVEYVLAKPKKEDTGYQYIRIGFKDNKLVQMDLKDSFGNQSIIDFKNMTNTPSGKEVYRFRPPKGVDVLEE; encoded by the coding sequence ATGACCTCTGTTACCGTCATTTCAGCAGATGGCTTGTCGCAACTAAAAAATTTTAATGATAATGTTGATGAGTTAAAAGGGGATTTCACTCAAGTGGTTAAAAATCACAAGAGCTCGAAGAAAACTTCTGGGTATTTTTCTGTTACCAGACCTCAATATTTTAGGTGGGAGTACACAAAACCATATCAACAAATTATTGTGGGTGATGGCCAGTACATATGGATATATGATATTGATTTGAAACAAGTGGTTAAGAAGAGGCAAAATATGGCTTTAGGTGAGTCTCCTGCCGCTATTTTAGCCGATAGGAGTACATTAGATAAGACTTATACTTTAAAAAATGACTTGACTAAAGATGGTGTTGAATATGTATTAGCAAAACCTAAAAAAGAAGATACCGGTTACCAATATATTAGAATTGGTTTTAAAGATAATAAATTAGTACAAATGGATCTTAAAGATAGTTTTGGGAATCAATCTATTATTGATTTTAAAAATATGACCAATACCCCTTCTGGCAAGGAAGTATACCGTTTTAGGCCACCTAAAGGAGTTGATGTGTTAGAAGAATAA
- a CDS encoding YicC family protein produces the protein MYSMTGYANTNANYNNIDVNIELKSVNHRYLNISLKLPEEVRLLEQKINALLSKHISRGKVECRINIHLNMDNTNISLNDKLTDQLIKLNKKLVRKASIESLTVADILKFPGVLSRQELNLNNIEQKLLEQVEATCIEFNQSRKREGKNLKEYLLIRITKIEEIVQNILLTYPKRIQEYSARLTEKLNEVLGTSIQSERLNQEIALYIQKIDIDEELSRLQSHINETKRLLLENDNTTLGKRLDFMMQEFNRESNTLASKSNQAELTQSAIELKVLIEQMREQIQNIE, from the coding sequence ATGTATAGTATGACTGGCTATGCCAACACCAACGCAAATTATAATAATATAGATGTGAATATTGAACTTAAATCAGTCAATCACCGTTACCTTAATATTTCTCTGAAATTACCAGAAGAAGTAAGATTGTTAGAACAAAAAATCAATGCATTACTGTCAAAACATATTTCACGTGGTAAAGTAGAATGTCGTATTAACATACATCTTAATATGGATAATACCAATATTAGCTTAAATGATAAGTTAACTGATCAACTAATAAAATTAAATAAAAAACTAGTTCGCAAAGCTAGTATTGAGTCATTGACGGTCGCTGATATATTGAAATTTCCTGGTGTACTTTCTAGACAAGAACTTAATTTAAACAATATTGAACAAAAACTTTTAGAACAAGTTGAAGCTACTTGTATTGAATTTAATCAATCCAGAAAACGTGAAGGTAAAAATTTAAAAGAGTACTTACTCATTAGAATCACTAAAATTGAAGAAATTGTTCAGAACATTCTATTGACCTACCCTAAAAGAATTCAGGAATATAGTGCTCGCTTAACCGAAAAATTAAATGAAGTTCTAGGAACTTCAATACAATCCGAACGCCTTAATCAGGAAATTGCACTGTACATACAAAAAATTGATATTGATGAAGAGCTATCTAGACTTCAATCTCACATCAATGAAACTAAACGTTTACTTTTAGAAAATGATAACACCACTCTAGGTAAGAGACTTGACTTTATGATGCAAGAATTTAATCGTGAAAGTAATACACTTGCCAGCAAATCAAATCAAGCAGAATTGACACAATCTGCAATTGAGCTAAAGGTATTAATTGAACAAATGCGGGAACAGATTCAAAATATTGAATAA
- a CDS encoding ribonuclease PH: MLYRKDRLVNAIRSAKITPDYLIYPEGSVLIEMGQTKVICNATYEEKVPPFLKWKNTGWVTAEYGMLPRSTETRMRREASVGKQSGRTQEIQRLISRSLRQAIELELLGERQITIDCDVIQADGGTRTASITGAYVALHLAILKLLKRNILSKNPLLEPIAAISVGVVEGVSLLDLDYTEDSHCDSDINIVMNHSGKIIEIQGTAERAGFDSDQLLELMSYAKPGIHMLFELQREAIEKSKVFQS, encoded by the coding sequence ATGTTATATAGGAAAGATAGATTAGTTAATGCTATCCGTTCTGCTAAAATTACACCAGACTACTTGATATATCCAGAAGGTTCGGTATTGATCGAAATGGGACAAACTAAGGTAATTTGTAATGCAACTTATGAAGAGAAAGTCCCTCCATTTTTAAAATGGAAAAATACAGGCTGGGTAACAGCTGAATATGGAATGTTGCCTAGATCTACTGAAACTCGTATGAGGCGCGAAGCTTCAGTTGGCAAACAAAGTGGTCGCACCCAAGAAATTCAACGATTAATAAGTCGATCATTACGACAAGCTATTGAACTAGAATTGCTAGGAGAAAGACAAATAACGATTGATTGTGATGTTATTCAGGCAGATGGAGGAACACGTACAGCAAGCATTACCGGAGCTTATGTTGCTTTGCACTTGGCAATTTTAAAATTGTTAAAAAGGAATATTTTATCAAAAAATCCACTATTAGAACCAATAGCAGCTATTTCGGTTGGTGTGGTTGAAGGGGTATCTTTACTAGACCTAGATTACACAGAAGACTCTCATTGTGATAGTGATATTAATATTGTGATGAATCATTCGGGAAAGATTATTGAAATTCAAGGTACAGCCGAGCGAGCGGGATTTGATAGTGATCAATTACTAGAGCTAATGAGTTATGCTAAACCTGGGATTCATATGTTATTTGAGCTACAAAGAGAAGCTATTGAAAAATCAAAAGTTTTTCAAAGCTAG
- the rnhB gene encoding ribonuclease HII — MQNFFFINIKKSTYFNMKQNSSYNLIAGVDEAGRGPLAGGVYAAAVILPKQYYLPNLRDSKKLTSLQREKLNQAIQNQAISFAIANASVDEIESLNILQATLLAMSRAISQLQPCAHQVQIDGNHIPKNLTIPAQCIIKGDNKIAQISAASILAKVARDHEMMILDKQYPEYGFAKHKGYGTKDHLNALKKYGYIESHRKNFAPIKYMLKG; from the coding sequence ATGCAAAATTTCTTTTTTATTAATATCAAAAAAAGCACGTATTTTAACATGAAACAAAATAGTTCATACAATTTGATAGCAGGTGTCGATGAAGCAGGACGAGGCCCTTTAGCCGGTGGTGTGTATGCTGCAGCTGTAATTTTACCAAAACAATATTACTTACCTAATCTGAGAGATTCAAAAAAACTTACAAGCTTACAACGAGAGAAATTAAATCAAGCAATACAAAATCAAGCCATCAGTTTTGCCATTGCTAATGCTAGCGTTGACGAAATAGAATCTTTAAATATTTTACAAGCAACCCTTTTAGCAATGAGCCGAGCAATTTCTCAGCTCCAACCCTGTGCCCATCAAGTGCAAATCGATGGGAATCATATCCCTAAAAATTTAACCATACCTGCCCAATGCATTATTAAAGGTGATAACAAAATTGCCCAAATAAGTGCCGCATCCATTCTTGCCAAAGTTGCCCGAGATCACGAAATGATGATCTTAGATAAACAATACCCAGAGTACGGTTTTGCCAAACACAAAGGATATGGAACAAAAGATCACCTAAACGCCCTGAAAAAGTATGGTTATATTGAATCACATAGAAAAAATTTTGCACCCATCAAATATATGTTAAAAGGCTAG
- the trmB gene encoding tRNA (guanosine(46)-N7)-methyltransferase TrmB, with protein MDDKSNQKLSQIRGIRSYVVRQGHITCLQESALECLMPIWGIAYQNKKIDLDSIFSRHQPKILEIGFGMGQTTFEMAKNTPDIDYLCVEIYSPGVGNLLHLIEKEKLTNIRIIRHDVVEVVELMLEDEVFSGIHIYFPDPWHKKRHHKRRLIQSPFIQKLLPKLKSGGYIHLATDWEDYAYQILDVLSREKSLINKFETFAPRPNYRPVTKFELRGLRLGHGIWDIIFIKK; from the coding sequence ATGGATGATAAAAGTAATCAGAAACTAAGTCAAATCAGAGGTATTCGAAGCTATGTTGTAAGGCAAGGTCATATAACTTGTCTGCAAGAGTCAGCATTGGAGTGTTTAATGCCAATCTGGGGGATAGCATATCAAAATAAGAAAATTGATTTAGACAGTATTTTTTCTAGACATCAGCCCAAAATATTAGAAATAGGGTTTGGTATGGGGCAGACGACATTTGAAATGGCAAAGAATACACCTGATATTGATTACCTGTGTGTAGAAATTTACAGTCCAGGAGTGGGTAACTTATTACATTTGATTGAGAAAGAAAAATTGACAAATATCAGAATTATTAGACATGATGTGGTAGAGGTCGTAGAGCTCATGCTGGAAGACGAAGTGTTCTCAGGTATCCATATTTATTTTCCAGATCCTTGGCATAAAAAAAGACATCATAAAAGACGTTTAATTCAATCTCCTTTTATTCAGAAATTACTACCTAAACTAAAATCTGGAGGCTATATTCATTTAGCAACTGATTGGGAAGATTATGCATACCAAATACTAGATGTTTTGTCTCGAGAAAAAAGTTTAATCAATAAATTTGAAACTTTTGCTCCTAGACCAAACTATCGTCCTGTGACTAAATTTGAGCTAAGAGGGCTACGATTAGGTCATGGTATTTGGGATATCATATTTATCAAAAAGTAA
- the dapB gene encoding 4-hydroxy-tetrahydrodipicolinate reductase produces the protein MDTKIIISGSNGRMGRALIQSVCANPNTRLVGATSHSSSPIIGQDAGNVIGISTDIMVSNSLNTVLKNTDADVLIDFTRPEATLSYLPLCIENKIAMVIGTTGFSTTEKEEINKSSQSIPIVFSPNFSIGVNLVFALVGLATRTLQSSYDIEIIEAHHRHKVDAPSGTALRIGEVIAENKNVKLEDVAVYSRKGYTGERDPNAIGFSTIRGGDIIGDHTTLFATEGERVEITHKASSRLTFANGAVHAACWLKDKPKGLYSMQDVLNISHLAQ, from the coding sequence ATGGATACAAAAATTATTATCTCTGGAAGCAATGGAAGAATGGGGCGTGCCCTTATCCAATCGGTCTGTGCCAATCCAAATACCCGATTGGTAGGTGCTACCAGTCATTCTTCAAGTCCCATTATAGGGCAAGATGCAGGGAATGTGATTGGTATTTCTACTGATATTATGGTATCTAATTCTCTAAATACTGTCCTAAAAAATACTGATGCAGATGTGCTGATCGATTTTACACGACCGGAAGCTACCCTATCTTATCTTCCTCTATGTATCGAAAATAAAATAGCAATGGTGATCGGTACCACCGGATTTTCTACTACTGAGAAAGAGGAAATTAATAAAAGTAGTCAATCTATTCCTATTGTGTTTTCTCCTAACTTTAGTATAGGTGTTAACCTCGTCTTTGCTTTAGTTGGATTGGCTACTCGTACACTTCAATCCAGTTATGATATTGAAATTATTGAAGCTCATCACCGCCATAAAGTAGATGCACCTTCGGGTACTGCCTTAAGAATTGGTGAGGTTATTGCTGAAAATAAAAACGTTAAATTAGAGGATGTCGCTGTATATAGTAGAAAGGGATATACAGGAGAAAGAGATCCTAATGCTATCGGTTTCTCAACTATCAGGGGAGGAGATATTATAGGGGATCATACTACTTTATTTGCTACCGAGGGTGAACGTGTCGAAATCACTCATAAAGCCTCCAGTCGCCTTACTTTTGCCAATGGAGCAGTACACGCTGCTTGCTGGCTAAAAGATAAACCCAAAGGCCTATATAGCATGCAAGATGTATTGAATATTAGCCATTTAGCTCAATAA
- the bamE gene encoding outer membrane protein assembly factor BamE gives MKFTTLSLLVCSLCACSTVFKKEDSIPGYKITVIQGNELTQNQFSQLHIGMTKEDVKQLLGNPQLKNPFRDDSWHYIYTVLKADKFFKKSDLVLQFSGDVLTNISGNPEEFNYLDI, from the coding sequence ATGAAATTTACTACTTTATCGCTATTGGTATGTAGCCTGTGTGCTTGCTCTACTGTTTTTAAAAAAGAGGATAGTATTCCTGGCTATAAAATTACAGTCATCCAAGGTAATGAATTGACTCAAAACCAATTTAGTCAACTTCATATCGGCATGACTAAGGAAGATGTGAAGCAGTTATTAGGGAATCCTCAACTAAAAAATCCTTTTCGAGATGACTCATGGCATTATATTTATACTGTGTTAAAAGCTGATAAGTTTTTTAAGAAAAGCGATTTAGTTCTTCAATTTTCTGGGGATGTTCTAACTAACATATCTGGTAATCCAGAAGAATTTAACTATCTTGATATCTGA
- the fur gene encoding ferric iron uptake transcriptional regulator translates to MIVMSYTTQLKSSGLKVTGPRLKILNLFETHPDMHMSADDIYRIVLEKNMDIGVATVYRVLTQFEEAGILTRHHFDTGKAVYELNTGDHHDHIICIRCGKVSEFFDTEMEELQEKIASKHGYKILDHALYIYGVCPDCLRKDSK, encoded by the coding sequence ATGATCGTTATGAGTTATACCACCCAATTAAAAAGTAGTGGTTTGAAAGTGACAGGGCCTAGGCTTAAAATTTTGAATTTATTTGAAACTCATCCAGACATGCATATGAGTGCAGATGATATCTATCGCATTGTTTTAGAAAAAAATATGGATATAGGTGTTGCGACTGTTTACCGTGTTTTAACTCAATTTGAAGAGGCAGGTATCTTGACTCGTCATCATTTTGATACAGGTAAAGCGGTGTATGAATTAAATACAGGTGATCATCATGACCACATAATTTGTATACGCTGTGGTAAGGTCAGTGAGTTTTTTGATACTGAAATGGAAGAGTTACAAGAGAAAATTGCTTCTAAACATGGGTATAAGATCTTAGACCATGCTTTGTATATTTATGGTGTTTGCCCCGATTGTTTACGAAAAGATTCTAAATAA
- a CDS encoding M48 family metalloprotease — MISFVCLVVVVAVLQFYLVGRQSGVLKKNRNEVPNYFRQKIKIEAHQKSIDYSLVKLNLQKYTIFVEMVLMLVFTIFGGLNLVAYLASTVVQQPGILRDILLILLFSFFNYLLTLPLTVYSIFGIETQFGFNNMAPKLFLRDQVKGLILGAIFLIPITFVVLYLLRWIGSMWWFYTWLVWIGLSLFLLWIYPKWIAPIFNTFKPLEDEVLKSRIEGLLRRTGFQSDGIFVMDGSKRSGHANAYFSGFGKNKRIVFFDTLLKDMNPEEVEAILAHELGHFKLKHVLKQMAGLFLLALVVLYVLGLLINSPKFYLGLGVEFEHISNGMGLLLFFLVLPVFTFILSPLSSVASRKNEYEADRFATEVTSADDLISALVKLYSSNASSLVTDKFYSFFYDSHPNAEDRIVALESTKKENDR, encoded by the coding sequence ATGATCTCTTTTGTTTGTTTGGTCGTAGTGGTTGCCGTTTTACAATTTTATTTGGTAGGGCGCCAATCGGGTGTGTTGAAAAAAAATCGAAATGAAGTGCCTAACTATTTTCGACAAAAAATAAAAATAGAGGCTCATCAGAAATCAATAGATTATTCTCTAGTTAAACTCAATTTACAGAAATATACCATTTTTGTAGAAATGGTACTTATGCTTGTTTTTACTATTTTTGGTGGCTTGAATTTAGTAGCTTATCTTGCGTCTACTGTGGTTCAACAACCTGGAATTTTAAGGGATATATTACTTATTTTATTATTTTCCTTCTTTAACTATCTACTTACGTTGCCATTGACTGTTTACAGTATTTTTGGAATTGAGACACAGTTTGGATTTAATAATATGGCACCCAAGTTATTTTTGAGGGATCAAGTAAAAGGATTAATTTTAGGAGCGATCTTTTTAATCCCTATAACTTTTGTAGTTCTATATCTTTTACGTTGGATAGGTTCGATGTGGTGGTTTTATACTTGGCTGGTATGGATAGGACTCTCCTTGTTTTTGTTGTGGATATATCCTAAATGGATAGCACCGATTTTTAATACATTCAAACCATTGGAAGATGAGGTTTTAAAATCAAGAATAGAGGGGTTATTACGTAGAACCGGCTTTCAGAGTGATGGAATATTTGTTATGGATGGTTCTAAGCGTTCAGGACATGCCAATGCATATTTCTCTGGATTTGGTAAAAATAAAAGAATTGTTTTTTTTGATACGTTATTAAAAGACATGAATCCAGAAGAGGTAGAAGCTATTCTAGCCCATGAATTGGGGCATTTTAAATTAAAGCACGTACTTAAGCAGATGGCTGGTCTTTTTTTACTGGCCTTGGTAGTATTGTATGTCTTAGGTTTATTGATTAATAGCCCTAAATTTTATTTAGGACTGGGGGTAGAATTTGAACATATTAGTAATGGCATGGGCTTACTATTATTCTTTTTAGTATTGCCTGTGTTTACTTTTATATTATCTCCATTATCGAGTGTTGCTTCTAGGAAAAATGAATACGAAGCTGATAGGTTTGCGACTGAAGTCACATCTGCAGATGATTTAATTTCTGCTTTAGTAAAATTATATAGTAGTAACGCATCTAGTTTGGTGACAGATAAGTTCTATTCATTTTTCTATGATAGTCACCCTAATGCAGAAGATAGAATTGTAGCATTAGAATCAACTAAGAAAGAAAATGATAGGTAG
- the rsgA gene encoding ribosome small subunit-dependent GTPase A translates to MGRARVIADFGKAYLIEDESGRVYQTKTRAKKVDYACGDWVMVTILNEKQSVIESCLPRENVLYRADLYKSKILAANVDQVLFIMAVEPTVNRNLMQRTMLAARASDIDFVIVLNKVDIVGSEKVRDHLDYYQKMGYEVIELSALNKITKLVPYLQGKTSLLVGQSGVGKSTIINRLLGQNKAKVNSISDNLNTGRHTTTHTVMYTINDNSFIIDSPGLQKFGLSYIPTADLIGYFPDFEIYMGACKFHNCTHQEEPGCALKEAVEQGQLDASRLSFLQEITRENSKKKY, encoded by the coding sequence ATAGGTAGAGCCAGAGTTATTGCTGATTTTGGTAAGGCTTATTTGATTGAAGATGAGTCTGGTAGAGTTTATCAGACCAAGACGCGGGCTAAAAAAGTAGATTATGCGTGTGGTGATTGGGTAATGGTGACAATTTTAAATGAGAAACAATCTGTTATCGAATCTTGTTTACCACGTGAGAATGTTTTATACCGAGCAGATTTATACAAATCTAAGATATTAGCGGCTAATGTTGATCAAGTTTTATTTATTATGGCTGTAGAACCAACAGTAAATCGGAATTTAATGCAAAGAACTATGTTGGCAGCAAGGGCATCGGATATTGATTTTGTTATTGTTTTAAATAAGGTAGATATAGTAGGTAGTGAAAAGGTCAGAGATCATCTTGATTATTACCAAAAAATGGGATACGAAGTAATTGAATTATCTGCTCTGAATAAAATTACTAAATTAGTGCCCTATTTACAGGGAAAAACCAGTTTACTGGTAGGTCAATCTGGAGTGGGTAAATCTACTATCATCAATAGATTACTAGGTCAAAATAAAGCTAAGGTTAATTCCATTTCAGATAATTTGAATACAGGACGACACACGACTACTCACACAGTGATGTATACGATTAATGATAATAGTTTTATTATTGATTCACCTGGATTGCAAAAATTTGGTTTAAGTTATATACCCACAGCTGATTTGATTGGATATTTCCCAGATTTTGAAATTTACATGGGTGCATGTAAGTTCCATAACTGTACACATCAGGAAGAGCCAGGATGCGCACTTAAAGAGGCGGTAGAACAAGGTCAATTAGATGCCTCTCGTTTAAGTTTTTTACAGGAAATCACCAGGGAGAATTCCAAAAAAAAATACTAA
- a CDS encoding cytochrome bd-I ubiquinol oxidase subunit CydA (part of the aerobic respiratory chain; catalyzes the ubiquinol to ubiquinone): MVENAVLDPSRWQFALTALYHFFFVPLTLGLIVIVAIMETIYVKTEKEIYKDMARFWGKLFSINFAIGVATGLTMEFQFGTNWSYYSHFVGDIFGAPLAIEGLVAFFLESTLFGLMLFGWDRMSRKKHLAVTWLTALGTNLSAMWILVANGWMQYPVGSALNPETVRHEVLNFFDVVLNPVAQAKFLHTVCGGYVFGAMFVLGISSWYLLRGRDIQFARKSFTVAAIFGFFASFAVVFFGHESGSHVNEYQPAKMAAMEAHYDGVDGCVDFKLFAWPSYKSSTDFTEKDSWVSIPCGTSLINYYKPKMEQTKGERVLGAKQIVEQNVVRVKNGIIADEALQVISGKQVFSHPEDRANALQTARINFDKYKQDWGYGQLVKAVIPKDRSIASATEEEIQQAAELTIPSGMPFLFWTFRIMVGLGLWFILLFSWAVLSVVKGNVGRSTLLSKLSLWSILLPLVAIECGWFLAEHGRQPWAIDGVLPTFLAVSGITVTEVWFTLVTIIALYTGFLIAELYLMFKYARLGPSSLKTGRYSLENSRSREV, encoded by the coding sequence ATGGTGGAAAATGCTGTTCTTGACCCGTCTCGGTGGCAGTTCGCATTGACGGCGTTATATCACTTTTTCTTTGTTCCATTGACTCTGGGGCTTATAGTGATAGTAGCCATTATGGAAACAATTTATGTCAAAACTGAGAAAGAAATTTATAAAGATATGGCTCGTTTTTGGGGTAAATTGTTTAGTATTAACTTTGCTATAGGTGTGGCGACAGGTTTGACCATGGAGTTTCAATTCGGTACTAACTGGTCTTATTATTCACATTTTGTGGGTGATATTTTTGGGGCTCCTTTGGCTATCGAGGGGTTAGTTGCCTTTTTCTTGGAATCTACGCTCTTTGGATTAATGCTTTTTGGCTGGGATAGAATGAGTAGAAAAAAACACTTGGCTGTTACTTGGTTGACTGCACTTGGTACTAATCTATCAGCAATGTGGATTTTAGTTGCTAATGGTTGGATGCAATATCCAGTTGGCTCTGCACTCAACCCAGAAACAGTACGTCATGAAGTACTTAATTTTTTTGATGTAGTATTAAACCCAGTGGCTCAGGCCAAATTCTTACATACGGTTTGTGGTGGTTATGTATTTGGTGCTATGTTTGTATTAGGTATTTCTTCTTGGTACTTACTCAGAGGTCGAGATATTCAATTTGCTAGGAAGTCATTCACAGTTGCAGCTATTTTTGGTTTTTTTGCTTCTTTTGCAGTTGTATTTTTTGGGCATGAGTCAGGTAGCCATGTTAATGAATATCAACCAGCAAAGATGGCAGCTATGGAAGCTCATTATGATGGCGTGGATGGATGTGTTGATTTTAAACTTTTTGCTTGGCCTAGTTACAAGTCTTCAACTGACTTTACTGAAAAGGACAGTTGGGTATCTATTCCTTGTGGAACAAGTTTAATCAATTACTATAAACCGAAGATGGAACAAACTAAAGGGGAAAGAGTATTAGGTGCTAAGCAAATTGTTGAACAAAATGTTGTTAGAGTAAAAAATGGGATTATTGCGGATGAAGCGTTACAAGTTATTAGTGGTAAGCAGGTATTCTCCCATCCTGAAGATCGAGCCAATGCATTGCAAACAGCCCGTATCAATTTTGACAAATACAAACAGGATTGGGGTTATGGACAGCTTGTTAAAGCAGTGATTCCTAAAGATCGAAGTATAGCCAGTGCAACTGAGGAAGAAATACAACAGGCTGCTGAACTAACGATACCTAGTGGAATGCCTTTTTTATTCTGGACATTTAGAATAATGGTTGGGTTAGGCTTGTGGTTTATTTTATTATTTTCCTGGGCAGTTTTAAGTGTTGTAAAAGGAAATGTTGGCCGCAGTACATTACTTTCAAAATTATCATTGTGGTCTATTCTTTTGCCTTTAGTTGCAATTGAATGTGGCTGGTTCTTAGCTGAACATGGACGTCAACCGTGGGCAATTGATGGTGTTTTACCTACTTTCTTGGCTGTTTCTGGTATTACTGTTACGGAAGTATGGTTTACTTTAGTTACAATTATTGCTCTGTACACTGGATTTTTAATCGCCGAATTGTATTTAATGTTCAAATATGCCAGATTAGGGCCTTCATCTTTAAAGACAGGTCGTTATTCTTTAGAGAATTCTCGTTCTAGGGAGGTGTAA